The Henckelia pumila isolate YLH828 chromosome 2, ASM3356847v2, whole genome shotgun sequence genome includes a window with the following:
- the LOC140881092 gene encoding pre-mRNA-processing factor 39-1 isoform X3 → MDSTQVTGNGNSVSKAMEVATAISENGIDSEANVATATQHHPVDRSERSEEEDRLWSIVTTNSMDFNAWTSLVEETERMSEGNINKIQKVYDTFLAEFPLCYGYWKKFADHVGRLSSVDKVAEVYERAVQGVTYSVDMWLHYCVFAISTYGDPDTIRRLFDRALEYVGTDYLCFPLWDKYIEYEILQQDWARVANIYTRVLEIPNQQMDRYLEGFKELVASRPLLELRTSEESTAAFGEVNGDVPSNATEQSYNPVSASLNDAEELEKYIAIREEIYKKAKEFDAKIISFETSIRRPYFHVRPLNTAELENWHAYLDFIEVEDDFNKVFKLYERCLIACALYPEYWIRYVLCMEARGNMELADNALARATQVFVKRQPEIHLFEARFRESHGDISRAEAAYQLVHAGISPGLLEAIIKHANMEHRLGNLEAAYSIYEQAIAIEKGKENSQTLPLLFAQYSRFLLLASGNVDKAREILERGVENEQLSKPFLEAMIHLESIQPLPKRIDYLDSLVEKFIVPNNGNVVVANVAEREEISSIFLEFLDLFGDAPSIKKAGDRHAKLFLHYKSAAESKKRHSEDYLVSEKSKFAKSVTSHSIPSEYPSTQNQWGAGYGLHAQTWSQASQAQAQQWTPGYAQQAMYGSYGASYPHPQIPTSVPQSAAYGTYPSTYPPQTYAQPAAGATMTPAQPSAAVPPATYYSSYY, encoded by the exons ATGGATTCAACCCAAGTTACTGGTAATGGTAATAGTGTTAGCAAGGCAATGGAAGTAGCAACAGCTATTTCTGAAAATGGGATTGATTCAGAAGCTAATGTAGCAACTGCTACGCAACATCATCCCGTGGATCGTTCTG AACGGAGTGAAGAAGAAGACAGATTATGGAGCATAGTGACTACTAATTCCATGGACTTTAATGCATGGACTTCTCTAGTCGAGGAAACAGAGAGAATGTCTGAG GGTAACATAAATAAGATTCAAAAAGTTTATGATACATTTTTAGCTGAATTTCCTTTATGTTACGGCTACTGGAAGAAGTTTGCTGATCATGTGGGACGCCTCAGCTCAGTGGACAAAGTTGCAGAGGTTTATGAACGAGCTGTCCAAGGAGTTACCTATTCTGTTGACATGTGGTTGCATTATTGTGTATTTGCCATTTCCACTTACGGAGATCCTGATACCATCAGAAG GCTATTTGACAGAGCATTAGAATATGTCGGAACTGATTACTTGTGCTTTCCACTTTGGGACAAATATATTGAGTATGAAATTTTACAACAAGATTGGGCTCGTGTTGCCAATATTTACACACGGGTTCTGGAAATTCCAAATCAGCAAATGGATCGCTACCTCGAAGG ATTTAAAGAGTTGGTTGCAAGTCGACCTCTATTGGAGTTGCGAACATCCGAGGAATCCACGGCAGCTTTTGGTGAAGTAAACGGAGACGTCCCTTCTAATGCTACCGAACAATCTTATAATCCTGTCAGTGCCAGCTTAAACGATGCAGAGGAGTTGGAGAAGTATATTGCCATTAGAGAAGAGATATATAAGAAAGCTAAAGAGTTCGATGCAAAGATCATTAGTTTTGAAACTTCTATCAGGAGGCCTTATTTCCATGTGCGGCCCCTGAACACAGCAGAGCTTGAAAATTGGCACGCctatcttgattttattgaagtCGAAGATGACTTCAATAAG GTTTTCAAGCTTTATGAAAGATGTTTGATTGCTTGCGCCCTATATCCTGAGTACTGGATAAGATATGTTTTGTGCATGGAAGCTAGGGGCAACATGGAGCTTGCCGATAATGCACTTGCTCGTGCTACCCAAGTCTTTGTTAAG AGGCAACCAGAGATCCATCTTTTTGAGGCTAGATTTAGGGAGTCTCATGGTGACATTTCTAGAGCCGAAGCTGCCTATCAGCTTGTGCACGCCGGAATTTCGCCTGGACTTCTAGAagcaataattaagcatgccaACATGGAACACCGGCTT GGAAATCTGGAAGCAGCTTATTCTATATATGAGCAGGCCATTGCAATTGAGAAAGGAAAGGAAAATTCACAGACTCTGCCTTTGTTGTTCGCTCAGTACTCTCGTTTTCTACTCTTG GCTTCTGGCAATGTGGATAAGGCGAGGGAGATTCTTGAAAGAGGGGTGGAGAACGAGCAGTTATCAAAACCTTTTTTGGAG GCAATGATCCACTTAGAATCAATTCAGCCTCTCCCGAAGCGGATAGATTACTTGGATTCTTTAGTTGAAAAATTCATAGTCCCAAATAATGGAAACGTAGTTGTTGCAAATGTTGCAGAAAGAGAGGAGATATCAAGCATTTTTTTGGAG TTCTTGGATCTTTTTGGAGATGCACCGTCTATAAAGAAGGCTGGTGATCGGCATGCTAAACTGTTCTTACATTACAAGAGCGCTGCAGAGTCAAAGAAACGCCACTCAGAGGATTATTTAGTTTCAGAGAAATCAAAATTCGCAAAATCAGTTACTTCACACTCTATCCCTTCTGAATACCCCAGCACACAAAATCAGTGGGGGGCTGGTTATGGTTTACATGCTCAAACTTGGTCCCAAGCCTCACAAGCTCAAGCTCAACAGTGGACCCCTGGCTACGCGCAACAG GCTATGTATGGTAGTTATGGAGCAAGCTATCCACACCCACAGATACCTACATCTGTGCCCCAAAGTGCGGCCTATGGAACGTATCCTTCAACTTACCCTCCTCAG ACTTATGCACAGCCAGCAGCAGGTGCAACTATGACTCCAGCGCAGCCGTCCGCAGCTGTTCCACCGGCCACATATTACAGCAGTTACTACTGA
- the LOC140881092 gene encoding pre-mRNA-processing factor 39-1 isoform X2 translates to MEDSESMLAQTTTISGYSSVDHNNAKNAALVTGVSAAHGSNIDLGNSNSTDVNASMDSTQVTGNGNSVSKAMEVATAISENGIDSEANVATATQHHPVDRSERSEEEDRLWSIVTTNSMDFNAWTSLVEETERMSEGNINKIQKVYDTFLAEFPLCYGYWKKFADHVGRLSSVDKVAEVYERAVQGVTYSVDMWLHYCVFAISTYGDPDTIRRLFDRALEYVGTDYLCFPLWDKYIEYEILQQDWARVANIYTRVLEIPNQQMDRYLEGFKELVASRPLLELRTSEESTAAFGEVNGDVPSNATEQSYNPVSASLNDAEELEKYIAIREEIYKKAKEFDAKIISFETSIRRPYFHVRPLNTAELENWHAYLDFIEVEDDFNKVFKLYERCLIACALYPEYWIRYVLCMEARGNMELADNALARATQVFVKRQPEIHLFEARFRESHGDISRAEAAYQLVHAGISPGLLEAIIKHANMEHRLGNLEAAYSIYEQAIAIEKGKENSQTLPLLFAQYSRFLLLASGNVDKAREILERGVENEQLSKPFLEAMIHLESIQPLPKRIDYLDSLVEKFIVPNNGNVVVANVAEREEISSIFLEFLDLFGDAPSIKKAGDRHAKLFLHYKSAAESKKRHSEDYLVSEKSKFAKSVTSHSIPSEYPSTQNQWGAGYGLHAQTWSQASQAQAQQWTPGYAQQAMYGSYGASYPHPQIPTSVPQSAAYGTYPSTYPPQTYAQPAAGATMTPAQPSAAVPPATYYSSYY, encoded by the exons ATGGAAGATAGTGAGTCTATGTTGGCACAGACAACCACTATTTCTGGTTATTCTTCGGTAGATCACAATAATGCAAAAAATGCAGCTCTGGTGACTG GCGTTTCAGCAGCACATGGATCCAACATAGATCTTGGAAATTCAAACTCTACAGATGTGAATGCGTCCATGGATTCAACCCAAGTTACTGGTAATGGTAATAGTGTTAGCAAGGCAATGGAAGTAGCAACAGCTATTTCTGAAAATGGGATTGATTCAGAAGCTAATGTAGCAACTGCTACGCAACATCATCCCGTGGATCGTTCTG AACGGAGTGAAGAAGAAGACAGATTATGGAGCATAGTGACTACTAATTCCATGGACTTTAATGCATGGACTTCTCTAGTCGAGGAAACAGAGAGAATGTCTGAG GGTAACATAAATAAGATTCAAAAAGTTTATGATACATTTTTAGCTGAATTTCCTTTATGTTACGGCTACTGGAAGAAGTTTGCTGATCATGTGGGACGCCTCAGCTCAGTGGACAAAGTTGCAGAGGTTTATGAACGAGCTGTCCAAGGAGTTACCTATTCTGTTGACATGTGGTTGCATTATTGTGTATTTGCCATTTCCACTTACGGAGATCCTGATACCATCAGAAG GCTATTTGACAGAGCATTAGAATATGTCGGAACTGATTACTTGTGCTTTCCACTTTGGGACAAATATATTGAGTATGAAATTTTACAACAAGATTGGGCTCGTGTTGCCAATATTTACACACGGGTTCTGGAAATTCCAAATCAGCAAATGGATCGCTACCTCGAAGG ATTTAAAGAGTTGGTTGCAAGTCGACCTCTATTGGAGTTGCGAACATCCGAGGAATCCACGGCAGCTTTTGGTGAAGTAAACGGAGACGTCCCTTCTAATGCTACCGAACAATCTTATAATCCTGTCAGTGCCAGCTTAAACGATGCAGAGGAGTTGGAGAAGTATATTGCCATTAGAGAAGAGATATATAAGAAAGCTAAAGAGTTCGATGCAAAGATCATTAGTTTTGAAACTTCTATCAGGAGGCCTTATTTCCATGTGCGGCCCCTGAACACAGCAGAGCTTGAAAATTGGCACGCctatcttgattttattgaagtCGAAGATGACTTCAATAAG GTTTTCAAGCTTTATGAAAGATGTTTGATTGCTTGCGCCCTATATCCTGAGTACTGGATAAGATATGTTTTGTGCATGGAAGCTAGGGGCAACATGGAGCTTGCCGATAATGCACTTGCTCGTGCTACCCAAGTCTTTGTTAAG AGGCAACCAGAGATCCATCTTTTTGAGGCTAGATTTAGGGAGTCTCATGGTGACATTTCTAGAGCCGAAGCTGCCTATCAGCTTGTGCACGCCGGAATTTCGCCTGGACTTCTAGAagcaataattaagcatgccaACATGGAACACCGGCTT GGAAATCTGGAAGCAGCTTATTCTATATATGAGCAGGCCATTGCAATTGAGAAAGGAAAGGAAAATTCACAGACTCTGCCTTTGTTGTTCGCTCAGTACTCTCGTTTTCTACTCTTG GCTTCTGGCAATGTGGATAAGGCGAGGGAGATTCTTGAAAGAGGGGTGGAGAACGAGCAGTTATCAAAACCTTTTTTGGAG GCAATGATCCACTTAGAATCAATTCAGCCTCTCCCGAAGCGGATAGATTACTTGGATTCTTTAGTTGAAAAATTCATAGTCCCAAATAATGGAAACGTAGTTGTTGCAAATGTTGCAGAAAGAGAGGAGATATCAAGCATTTTTTTGGAG TTCTTGGATCTTTTTGGAGATGCACCGTCTATAAAGAAGGCTGGTGATCGGCATGCTAAACTGTTCTTACATTACAAGAGCGCTGCAGAGTCAAAGAAACGCCACTCAGAGGATTATTTAGTTTCAGAGAAATCAAAATTCGCAAAATCAGTTACTTCACACTCTATCCCTTCTGAATACCCCAGCACACAAAATCAGTGGGGGGCTGGTTATGGTTTACATGCTCAAACTTGGTCCCAAGCCTCACAAGCTCAAGCTCAACAGTGGACCCCTGGCTACGCGCAACAG GCTATGTATGGTAGTTATGGAGCAAGCTATCCACACCCACAGATACCTACATCTGTGCCCCAAAGTGCGGCCTATGGAACGTATCCTTCAACTTACCCTCCTCAG ACTTATGCACAGCCAGCAGCAGGTGCAACTATGACTCCAGCGCAGCCGTCCGCAGCTGTTCCACCGGCCACATATTACAGCAGTTACTACTGA
- the LOC140881092 gene encoding pre-mRNA-processing factor 39-1 isoform X1: protein MEDSESMLAQTTTISGYSSVDHNNAKNAALVTGASVVHANAIASDTAGLVASSSFMIAGVSAAHGSNIDLGNSNSTDVNASMDSTQVTGNGNSVSKAMEVATAISENGIDSEANVATATQHHPVDRSERSEEEDRLWSIVTTNSMDFNAWTSLVEETERMSEGNINKIQKVYDTFLAEFPLCYGYWKKFADHVGRLSSVDKVAEVYERAVQGVTYSVDMWLHYCVFAISTYGDPDTIRRLFDRALEYVGTDYLCFPLWDKYIEYEILQQDWARVANIYTRVLEIPNQQMDRYLEGFKELVASRPLLELRTSEESTAAFGEVNGDVPSNATEQSYNPVSASLNDAEELEKYIAIREEIYKKAKEFDAKIISFETSIRRPYFHVRPLNTAELENWHAYLDFIEVEDDFNKVFKLYERCLIACALYPEYWIRYVLCMEARGNMELADNALARATQVFVKRQPEIHLFEARFRESHGDISRAEAAYQLVHAGISPGLLEAIIKHANMEHRLGNLEAAYSIYEQAIAIEKGKENSQTLPLLFAQYSRFLLLASGNVDKAREILERGVENEQLSKPFLEAMIHLESIQPLPKRIDYLDSLVEKFIVPNNGNVVVANVAEREEISSIFLEFLDLFGDAPSIKKAGDRHAKLFLHYKSAAESKKRHSEDYLVSEKSKFAKSVTSHSIPSEYPSTQNQWGAGYGLHAQTWSQASQAQAQQWTPGYAQQAMYGSYGASYPHPQIPTSVPQSAAYGTYPSTYPPQTYAQPAAGATMTPAQPSAAVPPATYYSSYY from the exons ATGGAAGATAGTGAGTCTATGTTGGCACAGACAACCACTATTTCTGGTTATTCTTCGGTAGATCACAATAATGCAAAAAATGCAGCTCTGGTGACTGGTGCTTCTGTAGTTCACGCTAATGCTATTGCATCTGATACAGCAGGCTTGGTTGCTTCATCTAGCTTTATGATTGCAGGCGTTTCAGCAGCACATGGATCCAACATAGATCTTGGAAATTCAAACTCTACAGATGTGAATGCGTCCATGGATTCAACCCAAGTTACTGGTAATGGTAATAGTGTTAGCAAGGCAATGGAAGTAGCAACAGCTATTTCTGAAAATGGGATTGATTCAGAAGCTAATGTAGCAACTGCTACGCAACATCATCCCGTGGATCGTTCTG AACGGAGTGAAGAAGAAGACAGATTATGGAGCATAGTGACTACTAATTCCATGGACTTTAATGCATGGACTTCTCTAGTCGAGGAAACAGAGAGAATGTCTGAG GGTAACATAAATAAGATTCAAAAAGTTTATGATACATTTTTAGCTGAATTTCCTTTATGTTACGGCTACTGGAAGAAGTTTGCTGATCATGTGGGACGCCTCAGCTCAGTGGACAAAGTTGCAGAGGTTTATGAACGAGCTGTCCAAGGAGTTACCTATTCTGTTGACATGTGGTTGCATTATTGTGTATTTGCCATTTCCACTTACGGAGATCCTGATACCATCAGAAG GCTATTTGACAGAGCATTAGAATATGTCGGAACTGATTACTTGTGCTTTCCACTTTGGGACAAATATATTGAGTATGAAATTTTACAACAAGATTGGGCTCGTGTTGCCAATATTTACACACGGGTTCTGGAAATTCCAAATCAGCAAATGGATCGCTACCTCGAAGG ATTTAAAGAGTTGGTTGCAAGTCGACCTCTATTGGAGTTGCGAACATCCGAGGAATCCACGGCAGCTTTTGGTGAAGTAAACGGAGACGTCCCTTCTAATGCTACCGAACAATCTTATAATCCTGTCAGTGCCAGCTTAAACGATGCAGAGGAGTTGGAGAAGTATATTGCCATTAGAGAAGAGATATATAAGAAAGCTAAAGAGTTCGATGCAAAGATCATTAGTTTTGAAACTTCTATCAGGAGGCCTTATTTCCATGTGCGGCCCCTGAACACAGCAGAGCTTGAAAATTGGCACGCctatcttgattttattgaagtCGAAGATGACTTCAATAAG GTTTTCAAGCTTTATGAAAGATGTTTGATTGCTTGCGCCCTATATCCTGAGTACTGGATAAGATATGTTTTGTGCATGGAAGCTAGGGGCAACATGGAGCTTGCCGATAATGCACTTGCTCGTGCTACCCAAGTCTTTGTTAAG AGGCAACCAGAGATCCATCTTTTTGAGGCTAGATTTAGGGAGTCTCATGGTGACATTTCTAGAGCCGAAGCTGCCTATCAGCTTGTGCACGCCGGAATTTCGCCTGGACTTCTAGAagcaataattaagcatgccaACATGGAACACCGGCTT GGAAATCTGGAAGCAGCTTATTCTATATATGAGCAGGCCATTGCAATTGAGAAAGGAAAGGAAAATTCACAGACTCTGCCTTTGTTGTTCGCTCAGTACTCTCGTTTTCTACTCTTG GCTTCTGGCAATGTGGATAAGGCGAGGGAGATTCTTGAAAGAGGGGTGGAGAACGAGCAGTTATCAAAACCTTTTTTGGAG GCAATGATCCACTTAGAATCAATTCAGCCTCTCCCGAAGCGGATAGATTACTTGGATTCTTTAGTTGAAAAATTCATAGTCCCAAATAATGGAAACGTAGTTGTTGCAAATGTTGCAGAAAGAGAGGAGATATCAAGCATTTTTTTGGAG TTCTTGGATCTTTTTGGAGATGCACCGTCTATAAAGAAGGCTGGTGATCGGCATGCTAAACTGTTCTTACATTACAAGAGCGCTGCAGAGTCAAAGAAACGCCACTCAGAGGATTATTTAGTTTCAGAGAAATCAAAATTCGCAAAATCAGTTACTTCACACTCTATCCCTTCTGAATACCCCAGCACACAAAATCAGTGGGGGGCTGGTTATGGTTTACATGCTCAAACTTGGTCCCAAGCCTCACAAGCTCAAGCTCAACAGTGGACCCCTGGCTACGCGCAACAG GCTATGTATGGTAGTTATGGAGCAAGCTATCCACACCCACAGATACCTACATCTGTGCCCCAAAGTGCGGCCTATGGAACGTATCCTTCAACTTACCCTCCTCAG ACTTATGCACAGCCAGCAGCAGGTGCAACTATGACTCCAGCGCAGCCGTCCGCAGCTGTTCCACCGGCCACATATTACAGCAGTTACTACTGA